The Sphingorhabdus sp. Alg231-15 genome has a segment encoding these proteins:
- a CDS encoding TIGR04282 family arsenosugar biosynthesis glycosyltransferase, translated as MNSIRLALFTRFPTAGSAKTRLIPALGAEGAANVHRRLTERTVKILRQVDQPVEVRFSGGEQDAFGRWLGSDLTYVPQVEGDLTDRLLASIDPAPVIFLGSDTPELSAQHVSTAIDLLQKTDVVIGPADDGGYYLIGCAKPYPLLFRDMRWSTEHVLPDTLARLQHHKIGFELLEKLHDCDRPDDLDRWPWLTE; from the coding sequence ATGAATTCAATACGACTGGCCCTCTTCACTCGCTTTCCAACAGCAGGGTCAGCAAAGACACGATTAATTCCAGCTCTCGGAGCTGAAGGCGCGGCCAATGTGCATCGGCGATTGACCGAGAGGACGGTGAAAATTCTCAGACAGGTAGACCAGCCTGTTGAAGTGCGCTTTAGCGGTGGCGAGCAAGACGCATTTGGACGCTGGTTAGGCAGTGACCTTACCTATGTGCCGCAGGTTGAGGGTGATCTCACCGACCGTTTGCTCGCATCCATCGATCCGGCCCCGGTCATTTTTTTAGGCTCAGATACACCGGAACTTTCCGCCCAGCACGTCAGTACCGCGATTGATCTGCTGCAAAAAACCGATGTCGTAATCGGACCGGCAGACGACGGCGGCTATTATCTGATCGGGTGCGCGAAACCCTATCCATTATTATTCCGGGATATGCGCTGGAGCACGGAGCATGTTCTGCCGGACACGCTCGCACGCTTGCAGCACCATAAGATCGGGTTTGAACTGTTGGAAAAATTGCATGATTGCGATCGCCCGGACGATCTTGATCGCTGGCCATGGCTGACCGAATGA
- a CDS encoding glycosyltransferase: protein MKSVTILVPMLNEQLALPDTLEGIRSLDPQPNETLIIDGGSDDNSVEMANAAGFNVMIAPKKGRGAQINFGVRKATSELVCILHADSILPADAVAVIREVMADGRTSLAGFTPRIAGPAGTRWGSTLHNWIKTWYIPLFARPLLFFGGVRLLFGDHAMFFRRDQFLAIDGCDERLVVMEEADLCIKLARFGKVRIIPRWVWTSDRRITAWGRWRANWIYLKVGMMWAMGARERLADHYPDIR from the coding sequence ATGAAAAGCGTTACCATCCTTGTCCCGATGCTCAACGAGCAATTGGCCTTGCCCGACACACTGGAAGGTATCAGATCGCTCGATCCGCAGCCGAATGAGACGCTGATTATAGACGGTGGCAGCGACGACAATTCAGTTGAAATGGCAAACGCTGCGGGCTTCAATGTCATGATAGCACCAAAAAAAGGGCGAGGCGCGCAGATCAATTTCGGCGTGCGTAAAGCCACTAGCGAGCTTGTCTGTATCCTCCATGCGGACAGCATATTGCCCGCAGACGCCGTTGCCGTGATACGTGAGGTTATGGCCGATGGCAGAACAAGCCTGGCCGGTTTCACACCCCGTATTGCTGGTCCTGCCGGAACACGCTGGGGTTCAACGCTGCACAACTGGATCAAAACCTGGTACATCCCATTATTCGCCCGCCCGCTTCTGTTCTTCGGCGGAGTTCGGCTGCTATTCGGTGACCATGCCATGTTTTTCAGACGCGACCAGTTTCTCGCCATAGACGGTTGCGATGAGCGCCTCGTGGTGATGGAAGAAGCCGATCTTTGCATCAAACTTGCCCGATTTGGCAAAGTCCGCATCATACCGCGCTGGGTCTGGACATCAGACAGGCGCATTACAGCATGGGGCCGATGGCGCGCCAACTGGATCTATCTTAAGGTCGGAATGATGTGGGCAATGGGCGCGCGTGAACGTCTTGCTGATCACTATCCGGATATTCGCTAG